A genomic window from Synechococcus sp. WH 8016 includes:
- a CDS encoding transaldolase: protein MATLLEQLSAMTVVVADTGDLEAIRRFTPRDATTNPSLILAAAQIPAYENLIDEALRSSRRLLGESAPVEQVVHEALDEISVIFGKEILKIVPGRVSTEVDARLSYDTEATIEKGRKLIRLYNDSGISNDRVLIKIASTWEGIKAAEVLEKDGIHCNLTLLFGFSQAVACAEANVTLISPFVGRILDWFKADTGRDSYPGPEDPGVISVTSIFNYFKTYGYKTEIMGASFRNLDEITELAGCDLLTISPKLLDQLRSSDASLVRKLDPANLPPVAARMNVDQQRFISMMADDRMATDKLSEGIKGFSKAIETLEQQLAHRLAQIEGGSAFSHAVQEIFLLNDFNGDGCITRDEWLGSDAVFDALDQDHDGRLTPDDVRLGFGGALSLTAV from the coding sequence ATGGCCACCCTCCTTGAGCAGCTTTCCGCCATGACAGTGGTGGTGGCCGATACGGGTGATCTCGAGGCGATCAGGCGTTTCACTCCTCGTGATGCGACCACCAATCCCTCCCTGATCCTTGCTGCAGCCCAGATTCCTGCCTATGAGAATCTCATTGATGAAGCCTTGCGTTCCTCCCGCAGGCTTCTAGGTGAGAGTGCTCCGGTGGAGCAAGTGGTGCATGAAGCACTCGATGAAATCAGCGTGATATTCGGAAAGGAAATTCTCAAAATTGTGCCTGGCCGAGTTTCAACGGAGGTTGATGCTCGCTTGAGTTACGACACCGAGGCCACCATTGAAAAAGGTCGGAAGCTCATCCGCCTTTACAACGACTCAGGAATTAGTAACGACCGTGTCTTGATCAAAATTGCCTCCACGTGGGAGGGGATCAAAGCGGCTGAAGTTCTTGAGAAGGATGGCATCCATTGCAACCTCACCCTGTTGTTTGGTTTTTCTCAGGCTGTGGCCTGCGCTGAAGCAAACGTGACCTTGATCTCGCCATTTGTTGGTCGGATTCTGGATTGGTTCAAGGCCGACACAGGCCGCGATTCCTATCCAGGTCCTGAAGATCCTGGTGTGATTTCAGTTACCAGCATCTTCAACTACTTCAAGACCTACGGCTACAAAACCGAAATTATGGGAGCGAGCTTTCGCAATCTCGATGAGATCACCGAGCTGGCAGGTTGTGATCTCTTGACCATTTCTCCGAAATTGCTGGATCAATTGCGCAGTAGTGATGCTTCGTTGGTTCGCAAGCTCGATCCTGCCAATCTCCCCCCTGTCGCTGCGCGAATGAACGTTGACCAGCAGCGTTTCATTTCGATGATGGCCGACGATCGAATGGCCACGGACAAGCTCAGCGAAGGCATCAAAGGTTTCAGCAAGGCCATCGAAACTCTCGAGCAGCAGCTTGCTCACCGTTTGGCTCAGATTGAGGGTGGCTCAGCGTTCAGCCATGCCGTTCAAGAGATTTTCCTGTTGAACGATTTCAACGGCGATGGCTGCATCACCCGCGATGAATGGTTGGGAAGTGATGCGGTCTTTGATGCCTTGGATCAAGATCATGACGGTCGTTTGACCCCCGATGATGTGCGTTTGGGTTTCGGTGGTGCCTTGTCCTTAACCGCTGTTTGA
- the cobO gene encoding cob(I)yrinic acid a,c-diamide adenosyltransferase: MSSDPTSAAKSSPVDPSALDPSALDQSAESLGMGGDLAPEKDADAYRKRMARRQDVQRQRVSERSVEKGLVLVFTGHGKGKTTASLGLALRTLGHGHQVAVVQFIKGGWEPGEAKALKAFGDALSWHALGEGFTWETQDRERDRQLVQAAWETSLSYLRDPKQKLVVLDEVNVALKLGYLELDQVLQGLDERPELTHVALTGRGAPEGLIQRSDLVTEMSLVKHPFREQGVKAQQGIEF; the protein is encoded by the coding sequence ATGAGCTCGGATCCAACGTCAGCAGCAAAGTCATCGCCTGTGGACCCATCAGCCTTAGACCCATCAGCCTTGGACCAATCAGCCGAATCCCTGGGCATGGGCGGCGATTTGGCTCCAGAGAAAGACGCCGATGCTTACCGAAAGCGCATGGCACGCCGTCAAGACGTGCAGCGCCAACGGGTGTCTGAACGCAGTGTTGAAAAGGGATTGGTCTTGGTCTTCACCGGCCACGGCAAGGGCAAGACCACTGCGTCTCTTGGCTTGGCCTTACGGACCCTGGGGCACGGGCACCAGGTGGCTGTTGTCCAATTCATCAAAGGAGGCTGGGAGCCTGGAGAAGCCAAAGCACTGAAAGCCTTTGGAGATGCCTTGAGCTGGCATGCCCTGGGCGAGGGTTTCACCTGGGAAACCCAAGATCGAGAGCGTGATCGTCAGCTGGTGCAAGCGGCTTGGGAGACCTCGCTCTCTTACCTCAGAGACCCCAAACAAAAGCTGGTGGTGCTGGACGAGGTGAATGTGGCCTTGAAGCTTGGCTATCTCGAACTCGATCAAGTCCTGCAAGGCCTCGATGAACGGCCTGAGCTCACCCACGTTGCCCTCACCGGCAGAGGCGCCCCCGAAGGACTGATTCAAAGATCCGATTTGGTGACGGAGATGTCCCTCGTCAAACACCCCTTCCGAGAACAGGGCGTCAAAGCTCAGCAAGGAATCGAGTTCTAA
- the pyrH gene encoding UMP kinase, with product MAYARALLKLSGEALMGNQGYGIDPAIVQAIATDVAKVVATGTQLAIVVGGGNIFRGLKGSAAGMDRATADYVGMLATVMNAITLQDGLERAGIPTRVQTAIEMQEVAEPYIRRRAMRHLEKGRVVVFGAGCGNPFFTTDTTAALRAAEISADVVFKATKVDGVYDKDPHQFPDAVRYDSLTFQQVLSGELAVMDSTAIALCKDNNIPIVVFNLFEPGNIGRAVAGEPIGSRISN from the coding sequence ATGGCCTACGCGCGTGCCCTCCTGAAGCTCAGCGGTGAAGCGCTGATGGGCAATCAGGGCTACGGAATCGATCCAGCAATTGTTCAGGCCATCGCCACCGATGTTGCCAAGGTTGTTGCCACTGGCACTCAATTGGCGATTGTTGTTGGCGGGGGAAACATTTTCAGAGGCTTGAAAGGTTCTGCCGCAGGCATGGATCGCGCCACCGCTGACTACGTCGGCATGCTCGCCACCGTGATGAATGCCATCACCCTGCAAGACGGACTGGAACGAGCCGGCATTCCCACTCGCGTCCAGACCGCCATTGAAATGCAAGAGGTCGCAGAGCCCTACATCCGTAGGCGCGCGATGCGCCACCTAGAGAAAGGCCGGGTGGTCGTGTTTGGAGCAGGTTGTGGCAATCCCTTCTTCACCACCGACACCACGGCGGCTTTACGGGCGGCCGAAATCAGCGCTGATGTGGTGTTCAAAGCCACCAAGGTTGACGGTGTGTACGACAAAGATCCCCATCAATTCCCCGATGCCGTTCGTTACGACTCCTTGACCTTTCAACAGGTGCTCAGCGGAGAGCTCGCCGTGATGGACAGCACGGCCATCGCTCTTTGCAAAGACAACAATATTCCCATTGTTGTTTTCAATTTATTTGAACCTGGCAACATCGGCAGAGCCGTGGCCGGGGAACCCATCGGTTCTCGTATCAGCAACTAG
- the frr gene encoding ribosome recycling factor, which yields MSNSDLEANMRKSVEATQRNFNTIRTGRANPSLLDRINVEYYGADTPLKSLASLSTPDSQTIAVQPFDMGSLALIEKAIATSDLGFTPNNDGKVIRINVPPLTEERRKEFCKLAAKYSEEGKVALRSVRRDAIDKIKKQEKEGELSEDQSRDEQDKVQKTTDRFIAELEKHLADKEVEILKV from the coding sequence ATGTCGAACTCCGATCTCGAAGCCAACATGCGCAAGTCGGTGGAAGCCACCCAGCGCAACTTCAACACCATCCGTACCGGCCGAGCCAATCCTTCGTTATTGGATCGGATCAATGTCGAGTACTACGGCGCCGATACCCCCCTGAAATCACTCGCGTCTCTCTCCACTCCCGATTCGCAAACGATTGCCGTTCAACCCTTCGACATGGGATCTCTGGCACTGATCGAAAAGGCAATCGCAACAAGTGACCTGGGCTTTACCCCAAACAATGACGGCAAGGTCATTCGCATCAACGTGCCACCACTCACAGAAGAACGACGCAAAGAGTTCTGCAAACTTGCCGCTAAATACTCAGAGGAGGGAAAAGTGGCCTTGCGCAGCGTGCGCCGAGATGCCATCGACAAAATCAAGAAACAAGAGAAAGAGGGAGAATTATCAGAAGATCAAAGCCGAGATGAGCAAGATAAAGTTCAAAAAACAACCGACCGGTTCATCGCAGAACTTGAAAAACACTTAGCTGATAAAGAGGTTGAAATCCTCAAGGTTTGA
- a CDS encoding NAD(P)/FAD-dependent oxidoreductase, whose protein sequence is MSTTDFAVIGAGAAGSSAAFHLARLGHRVTILERDPSERVKPCAGGMAASVQQWFPFDLQPAVDDVIKQVDFSWCLTDPVVAELPGSAPFWIVKRERLDALLLEQAIALGAELKRPFEVTNLQPSDNHWLVHSKDNEVLEAKAVVLADGSGSPWPTRLGIGPRDLHMAKTLSVRLEGMGTLQPGTARFEFGLVHHGFAWAFPLANGINVGVGTFIGRRASDAEAVLEQLLPDLGFASTAGLRQTADLRVWNGHTPLHGKGIVAVGDAASLCDPFLAEGLRPSLMSGCEAAVSLDSWLNGTEPDLSNYTKRMRERWGDSMAWGRRIAQVFYRFPNVGYQLGIKRPTAPRRIAQILSGEMGYGDIAQRVIRRLLLQRG, encoded by the coding sequence TTGAGCACCACTGACTTTGCTGTCATCGGAGCCGGTGCGGCCGGCTCCAGCGCGGCCTTCCACTTAGCCCGCTTAGGGCATCGCGTCACCATCCTGGAACGCGACCCATCAGAGCGAGTCAAGCCATGCGCTGGTGGGATGGCGGCCTCCGTTCAGCAGTGGTTCCCCTTCGACCTTCAACCAGCTGTTGATGACGTCATTAAACAGGTTGATTTCAGCTGGTGTCTTACCGATCCCGTGGTCGCTGAACTTCCAGGCTCTGCACCCTTCTGGATCGTCAAGCGTGAACGGCTCGACGCACTCTTGCTCGAGCAAGCGATCGCTTTAGGGGCAGAGCTGAAGCGACCCTTCGAGGTCACAAACCTTCAGCCGTCTGACAACCATTGGCTTGTTCACAGCAAAGACAATGAAGTGCTCGAGGCCAAAGCCGTGGTTCTGGCTGATGGCTCAGGTTCTCCCTGGCCCACACGCTTGGGGATCGGCCCACGAGATCTGCACATGGCCAAGACGCTCTCCGTTCGACTCGAAGGAATGGGGACCTTGCAACCAGGCACAGCGAGGTTTGAATTTGGGCTCGTCCACCATGGTTTCGCCTGGGCGTTCCCACTGGCGAACGGCATCAATGTGGGTGTTGGCACGTTTATTGGACGTCGGGCCAGTGACGCGGAAGCCGTGCTCGAACAACTCCTACCAGATCTGGGATTTGCCTCCACAGCCGGACTGCGACAGACCGCGGATTTAAGAGTTTGGAATGGCCACACACCTCTCCACGGCAAAGGGATCGTGGCAGTCGGTGATGCCGCATCGCTCTGCGACCCCTTCCTTGCCGAAGGCCTCAGGCCATCACTGATGAGCGGCTGCGAAGCAGCCGTGAGTCTCGATTCTTGGCTCAACGGAACTGAGCCTGACCTCTCCAACTACACAAAGCGCATGCGCGAACGCTGGGGTGATTCGATGGCTTGGGGGCGTCGCATTGCTCAAGTGTTTTATCGCTTTCCAAACGTGGGCTATCAACTGGGAATCAAGCGCCCCACTGCCCCGCGGCGCATTGCCCAAATTCTCTCTGGTGAGATGGGCTACGGCGACATTGCCCAGAGGGTGATCCGCCGCTTGCTGCTGCAGAGAGGTTAA
- a CDS encoding penicillin-binding protein 2, whose translation MPANRQGSISKTRRERRRVIRLEPVPAGRMKVVFVLLCAGLVGLVGRMAWLQIFQASELEARARVVQTQRTKPLGSRRPIVDRNGRLVALDEERYRLWAHPRYFNFPGDEPTLIRDRKEVAARLSPVLALSTDELNKRMGDSSSGIKLAEGVDPETATTVRSLGISGIDLEPYPYRVYPQGSLFANVVGFLNQERQPQAGLEQSRDDDLQRHEQARSLRRGADGTPLPDNLAPGVFFGDDLRLQLTLDARLQELAAKALTAQVKTWKAKKGVAIVMDVTNGELMALASTPTYDANRYWDFKPERFREWSVQDLYEPGSTFKPINLALALQEGVIQPNETVYDSGALTIGGWPIRNHDRKGNGVVDFATVLQVSSNVGMVQAMRKMRPSNYWDWLSRLGLDAKPDTDLPGAVAGQLKTKEQFTTQPIEPATAAFGQGFSLTPLKLVQLHALIANGGRLVSPHITRGLRAGHALAPSGERMGQTLLRPEVTRTVLNWMESVVEKGSGKGVRTPGYRIGGKTGTAQKAVNGVYVPGALICSFVATLPIEDPRYVVLVVVDEPQGAHAYGSTVALPVAKSIIDGLLVIEKIPPSGQVKSAQTDTSPP comes from the coding sequence ATGCCAGCCAACCGGCAAGGCTCGATCTCCAAAACACGTCGCGAACGACGGAGGGTGATTCGTCTTGAGCCGGTGCCCGCCGGTCGCATGAAGGTGGTGTTTGTCCTGCTGTGTGCAGGCTTAGTGGGATTGGTCGGGCGTATGGCTTGGCTACAGATTTTTCAAGCCTCTGAGTTGGAGGCGCGGGCCCGCGTGGTGCAAACGCAACGCACCAAGCCCCTGGGCAGCCGTCGGCCGATTGTGGATCGCAACGGCAGGCTTGTGGCCTTAGACGAGGAGCGCTATCGACTTTGGGCTCATCCTCGGTACTTCAACTTTCCTGGCGACGAGCCGACCCTCATTCGCGACCGCAAAGAGGTTGCTGCACGCCTATCTCCGGTGTTGGCTCTCTCCACGGACGAGCTCAACAAAAGGATGGGAGACAGCTCGTCGGGCATCAAGTTGGCTGAGGGTGTCGACCCTGAAACGGCGACAACCGTTCGTTCCTTAGGAATCAGCGGCATCGATCTGGAGCCCTATCCCTACCGCGTCTATCCGCAGGGATCTCTCTTTGCCAATGTTGTTGGCTTCCTCAACCAAGAGCGTCAGCCCCAGGCGGGTCTGGAACAAAGTCGTGACGATGACCTGCAGCGTCACGAGCAGGCCCGAAGTCTCCGTCGCGGAGCCGATGGAACCCCATTGCCAGACAACCTGGCGCCGGGCGTGTTTTTTGGGGATGACCTGAGATTGCAGCTCACCTTGGATGCTCGCTTGCAAGAACTGGCGGCAAAGGCGCTGACGGCACAGGTCAAGACCTGGAAAGCCAAAAAGGGGGTGGCGATCGTGATGGATGTCACCAATGGCGAATTAATGGCGCTGGCTTCAACGCCCACCTATGACGCGAATCGTTATTGGGACTTCAAGCCAGAGCGTTTTCGGGAATGGTCTGTTCAAGATCTCTACGAACCTGGATCGACCTTTAAACCAATCAATTTGGCACTAGCGCTTCAGGAAGGTGTCATCCAACCCAATGAGACGGTTTACGACAGTGGCGCCCTCACGATTGGTGGCTGGCCGATTCGCAACCACGACCGCAAGGGCAATGGGGTGGTGGACTTTGCAACCGTGCTGCAGGTGTCAAGCAATGTCGGCATGGTCCAGGCGATGCGCAAAATGCGCCCCTCTAATTACTGGGACTGGTTAAGTCGGCTTGGGCTCGATGCGAAGCCGGATACAGACCTTCCAGGGGCGGTGGCAGGTCAGTTGAAGACCAAGGAACAATTCACCACACAGCCCATCGAGCCAGCGACCGCGGCCTTCGGTCAGGGCTTCTCGCTGACACCTCTAAAGCTTGTTCAACTCCATGCACTGATCGCGAATGGCGGGAGGTTGGTGAGCCCTCACATCACCCGTGGTTTGCGGGCCGGTCATGCCTTGGCTCCGAGCGGAGAGCGCATGGGGCAGACCTTGCTCCGCCCAGAGGTCACGCGCACGGTTCTGAATTGGATGGAATCTGTGGTGGAAAAAGGCAGTGGTAAGGGGGTGCGCACCCCTGGTTATCGCATTGGCGGCAAAACAGGAACGGCGCAAAAGGCCGTGAATGGTGTGTATGTCCCTGGGGCTTTGATTTGCAGTTTTGTCGCAACGCTGCCGATTGAGGACCCTCGCTATGTGGTGCTTGTGGTGGTTGATGAACCACAAGGGGCCCACGCCTATGGCTCAACTGTGGCTTTGCCTGTGGCTAAATCCATCATTGATGGGCTGCTGGTGATTGAAAAAATCCCACCAAGTGGTCAGGTTAAATCTGCACAAACGGACACATCTCCTCCTTGA
- a CDS encoding class I SAM-dependent methyltransferase, whose protein sequence is MTSPLRQLAYRYRWIYDTVTGISALSVGGVDQLRSLGLSALDPVLPRGAKVLDFCCGSGEAAAPWIEAGFQVTGLDVSPKVLELAATRQPLLTCIEGLAEAPPCAPASFDAIQISLALHEFPRKERQQVLLSCLELLRPGGWLVVVDLHPAGPFLKLPQQLFCALFETETAMALLEDDIPKQLREIGFCNVEQSVLAGAALQRITARCPSSGMLETTGEMS, encoded by the coding sequence ATGACATCCCCCCTTCGCCAACTGGCCTATCGCTATCGCTGGATTTATGACACCGTTACAGGGATCTCCGCGCTGAGTGTTGGAGGAGTCGACCAACTGCGCAGCCTTGGGCTCTCAGCGCTCGATCCCGTTCTGCCCAGGGGGGCCAAGGTGCTCGACTTCTGCTGTGGTTCAGGAGAGGCGGCAGCGCCATGGATCGAAGCCGGGTTTCAGGTCACGGGCCTCGATGTCTCACCCAAGGTCCTAGAACTCGCCGCCACCCGTCAGCCGCTCCTGACCTGCATTGAGGGGCTGGCAGAAGCTCCGCCCTGCGCACCAGCCAGCTTTGATGCCATTCAAATCAGCCTGGCGCTGCATGAATTCCCTCGCAAAGAACGCCAACAGGTGTTGCTGTCCTGTTTGGAATTGCTGAGACCAGGAGGCTGGCTGGTGGTGGTGGACCTCCACCCGGCTGGTCCATTTTTGAAACTTCCCCAACAACTGTTCTGCGCTTTGTTTGAGACGGAAACGGCCATGGCTTTGCTCGAGGACGACATCCCCAAGCAGTTGCGGGAGATCGGCTTTTGCAACGTTGAGCAGTCTGTGCTGGCCGGAGCGGCTCTCCAGCGCATCACAGCGCGCTGCCCTTCCAGCGGCATGCTGGAGACAACTGGGGAGATGTCATGA
- a CDS encoding deoxyribodipyrimidine photo-lyase encodes MALQLVWFKRDLRVKDHQPLQQALLRGPVLPLYVVEPELWQQPDASERQWLFCRESLLDLRLALAQLGQPLLVRTGDVLEVFERAHRQFGLDGLWSHEETGNGWTYQRDQRVARWCRQHGIPWKEIPQFGVIRRLRSRNRWAKRWEAQMAEPITPSPLGLPSIEGIEAGLIPERPHPALAADPCPHRQSGGRSMALLELNDFLEHRAPGYARSISSPNTAFTGCSRLSAYLTWGCLSMREVIQTSRGFSGRGISSFESRLHWHCHFIQKLEAQPAIEFEDFHPFMRGLRRADDQRLAAWAEGRTGVPFVDACMRALRAHGWINFRMRAMLMSFASYHLWLPWRDSGLHLARQFVDYEPGIHWSQCQMQSGSTAINTVRVYNPIKQGQDHDLKGAFIRTWLPELHLVPDVYVHEPWKLSMAAQRQAGLELGVDYPLPMVEPALAAREAKQRIWAIRERSGFSAIADGIQQRHGSRRSGLSPMGSGRRRRRRNPAPDDSQQLTLDL; translated from the coding sequence ATGGCGCTCCAGCTTGTTTGGTTCAAGCGAGACCTGCGGGTGAAGGACCACCAACCCCTGCAGCAGGCTTTGCTCAGGGGGCCAGTGTTGCCGCTCTATGTCGTTGAGCCCGAGTTGTGGCAGCAGCCAGACGCCTCCGAGCGGCAGTGGTTGTTTTGCCGAGAGTCGTTGTTGGATTTGCGCCTCGCTCTTGCGCAGCTCGGCCAGCCGTTGCTGGTGCGCACTGGTGATGTGTTGGAGGTGTTCGAGCGGGCCCATCGTCAATTTGGTCTTGATGGGCTCTGGAGCCATGAAGAAACCGGAAATGGTTGGACGTATCAGCGCGATCAACGAGTCGCCCGCTGGTGCCGGCAGCACGGGATCCCTTGGAAGGAGATCCCCCAATTTGGGGTGATCCGCCGGCTGCGGTCGCGCAATCGTTGGGCCAAACGCTGGGAAGCGCAGATGGCCGAGCCGATCACGCCTTCCCCGTTAGGACTGCCATCCATTGAGGGGATTGAGGCTGGCCTCATTCCTGAGCGCCCCCACCCGGCGTTGGCGGCCGATCCATGCCCGCATCGTCAAAGCGGCGGACGTTCCATGGCCTTGCTGGAGCTGAACGATTTCCTCGAACATCGCGCGCCCGGGTATGCACGCTCCATCTCCAGCCCAAATACGGCCTTCACTGGTTGTTCGCGTCTTTCGGCTTATCTCACGTGGGGGTGTCTCTCGATGCGGGAGGTGATCCAAACAAGCCGTGGCTTTAGCGGCCGTGGGATCAGCAGCTTTGAGTCACGCCTGCATTGGCATTGCCACTTCATCCAAAAGCTTGAAGCGCAGCCAGCGATTGAATTCGAAGATTTTCATCCGTTCATGCGGGGGTTGCGCCGCGCTGATGATCAGCGGCTTGCCGCCTGGGCGGAGGGAAGGACTGGAGTGCCTTTCGTGGATGCCTGCATGCGCGCCTTGCGGGCCCACGGTTGGATCAACTTCAGGATGCGAGCGATGTTGATGTCGTTTGCCAGCTACCACCTCTGGTTGCCGTGGCGAGATAGCGGCCTTCATCTGGCGCGACAGTTTGTGGACTATGAGCCCGGGATCCACTGGAGCCAGTGCCAGATGCAGTCAGGCAGCACGGCCATCAATACGGTGCGGGTCTACAACCCGATCAAACAGGGGCAAGACCATGACTTGAAGGGTGCCTTCATTCGCACTTGGCTTCCTGAACTCCATCTGGTCCCTGATGTCTACGTGCATGAGCCGTGGAAGTTATCGATGGCAGCGCAACGCCAGGCCGGGCTTGAGCTTGGAGTGGATTACCCCCTGCCCATGGTGGAACCTGCGCTTGCGGCTCGGGAAGCGAAGCAGAGGATTTGGGCGATCAGGGAGCGCTCTGGGTTTTCTGCCATCGCCGATGGCATTCAGCAGCGCCACGGGTCGAGACGTTCAGGCTTATCGCCGATGGGTTCGGGTCGCCGTCGACGACGGCGAAACCCTGCGCCTGATGATTCCCAACAACTCACGCTTGATCTTTAA